A region of Chitinophaga horti DNA encodes the following proteins:
- a CDS encoding acyl carrier protein, translating into MSDIASRVKKIIIDKLGVDEAEVTPEASFTNDLGADSLDTVELIMEFEKEFNISIPDEQAETITTVGQAVAYLEEHVK; encoded by the coding sequence ATGTCAGACATTGCATCAAGAGTTAAAAAGATCATCATTGACAAATTAGGCGTTGACGAGGCCGAGGTAACTCCTGAAGCCAGCTTCACCAATGACTTAGGCGCAGACTCTTTGGATACGGTAGAACTGATCATGGAATTCGAGAAAGAATTCAACATTTCCATTCCTGACGAACAAGCTGAAACTATCACTACTGTTGGCCAGGCCGTAGCTTACCTGGAAGAACATGTAAAATAA
- the fabF gene encoding beta-ketoacyl-ACP synthase II, with protein sequence MQPRRVVVTGLGALTPLGNSVDSFWQGLASGVSGADFIKQFDPSKFKTRFACELKDFDPTNYMDKKDARKMDPFTQTAVIAADQAVADAKIDRATVDLDRVGVIWGTGVGGMINFTQELKEFHQGDGTPRFSPFLIPRLILDIAAGYISIRNGFRGPNFSCVSACASATNAIIEAMNHIRYNKADVIVTGGSENIINEPCVGGFNAMKALSERNDDPKTASRPFDLDRDGFVMGEGAGALVLESYEHAMARGANILVEIMGGGATADAHHLTAPHPEGLGARNVMKAALADANMQPEEIDYINVHGTSTPLGDIAEVKAIQAVFGDAAYKLNISSTKSMTGHLLGAAGAVESIAAIKSILHGLVPPTINHFTDDPQLDAKLNFTFNVAQQREVRAALSNTFGFGGHNASVIFKKFVP encoded by the coding sequence ATGCAACCAAGACGAGTAGTCGTTACAGGTTTAGGTGCGCTTACACCGCTCGGCAATTCCGTAGATTCTTTTTGGCAGGGATTGGCGAGCGGTGTTTCCGGCGCCGACTTTATCAAGCAGTTTGATCCTTCCAAGTTCAAGACCCGCTTTGCATGCGAGCTGAAAGACTTCGATCCGACCAACTACATGGATAAGAAGGACGCCCGCAAGATGGACCCGTTCACACAAACCGCCGTTATTGCTGCCGACCAGGCAGTAGCAGATGCTAAGATCGACCGTGCTACGGTGGACCTTGATCGCGTTGGTGTGATCTGGGGTACCGGGGTTGGGGGAATGATCAACTTCACCCAGGAACTGAAGGAGTTTCACCAGGGAGACGGAACGCCACGTTTCAGCCCGTTCCTTATCCCAAGGCTCATACTTGACATTGCGGCAGGATATATATCTATCCGCAATGGCTTCCGTGGGCCCAACTTCTCTTGTGTTTCCGCCTGTGCTTCTGCCACTAACGCCATTATCGAGGCCATGAACCACATCCGCTATAATAAGGCGGACGTAATCGTGACCGGAGGATCCGAAAACATCATCAACGAACCTTGTGTTGGCGGTTTTAACGCCATGAAGGCTTTGTCGGAGAGAAACGACGATCCCAAGACCGCTTCGCGTCCATTTGACCTGGACCGTGACGGCTTTGTAATGGGTGAGGGTGCTGGTGCGCTGGTACTGGAATCATATGAGCATGCCATGGCACGCGGGGCTAACATCCTCGTGGAGATCATGGGCGGCGGCGCTACTGCCGACGCACACCACCTTACAGCGCCACATCCGGAAGGATTGGGTGCCAGGAATGTAATGAAGGCCGCCCTGGCTGATGCAAATATGCAGCCGGAGGAGATCGATTACATCAATGTTCACGGTACTTCTACCCCTTTGGGCGACATTGCAGAAGTAAAAGCCATCCAGGCGGTATTTGGAGATGCAGCTTACAAGCTGAACATCAGCAGTACCAAATCGATGACTGGTCACCTACTGGGTGCAGCAGGTGCCGTTGAGTCTATTGCAGCTATCAAGTCCATTTTACACGGACTGGTTCCGCCTACCATCAACCACTTTACGGACGATCCCCAGCTGGATGCTAAACTGAACTTTACTTTTAACGTAGCACAGCAACGTGAGGTTCGGGCAGCTTTAAGTAATACCTTTGGGTTCGGTGGGCACAATGCCTCGGTTATTTTCAAAAAATTTGTTCCTTGA
- the rnc gene encoding ribonuclease III, giving the protein MKILPGFLYRIVYRKKQLHKELYNLLGFAPGNYALYEVALSHRSSKEKFLESNERLEYLGDAILGAIIGDYLFKKYPYKTEGYLTEMRSKIVNRQQLNDIAIKMGLRKLTIYDKYNSFLKISQIFGNTLEALVGAVYLDKGYNRTKQFVHKRILVPYIDLEALETVEMNHKNKLYGWANKNGKTLEFELLEEQMDNGRRIFTVGAMIDGQLVCSGKAFNKKDASQIAAQQAIEQLGIADGNKD; this is encoded by the coding sequence GTGAAAATACTTCCAGGTTTTCTATATCGTATTGTTTACAGGAAAAAGCAACTCCATAAAGAGCTCTATAATTTATTAGGCTTTGCGCCGGGTAACTATGCGCTTTATGAAGTGGCCCTCAGCCACCGCTCCAGCAAAGAGAAATTTCTCGAAAGCAATGAGCGGCTGGAGTACCTCGGCGATGCCATATTGGGAGCAATCATAGGAGATTATCTTTTTAAAAAATACCCCTACAAAACCGAAGGCTACCTCACCGAAATGCGTTCCAAAATCGTGAACCGTCAGCAATTGAACGACATCGCGATTAAAATGGGACTGCGAAAACTGACCATCTACGACAAGTATAACAGCTTTCTGAAAATCAGCCAGATTTTCGGGAATACCCTAGAAGCACTGGTGGGCGCGGTTTACCTGGACAAGGGGTATAACCGTACCAAACAGTTTGTGCACAAACGTATACTGGTACCTTACATCGACCTCGAAGCGCTGGAAACAGTGGAAATGAACCACAAGAACAAACTATATGGCTGGGCCAATAAAAATGGCAAAACGCTGGAGTTTGAATTGCTGGAAGAGCAGATGGATAACGGTCGCCGGATTTTTACCGTGGGTGCTATGATTGACGGGCAGCTGGTTTGCAGCGGCAAAGCCTTTAATAAAAAGGATGCCAGCCAGATCGCGGCGCAGCAGGCTATTGAGCAGCTGGGAATCGCCGATGGCAATAAAGATTAA
- a CDS encoding GyrI-like domain-containing protein encodes MTNLDLVKTNQRYYKAAARPELVTIPTGRFLTINGQGDPDGPSFPPTVSALYTVAYSIRALHKLQGQLFTVPKLEGLWWINVNRPFETVSRDEWYWKLLIQMPPFVSPADFRQAAALATQKKPQLKIAEVQFETIEEGLSVQMLHVGPYADEPATVAKMREYMDAHNVVQHGLHHEIYLTQPGKAAPEKMRTILRFPVKKA; translated from the coding sequence ATGACAAACCTCGATCTTGTAAAAACGAATCAACGCTATTACAAAGCAGCCGCCAGGCCCGAACTGGTAACCATCCCCACTGGCCGCTTCCTGACGATCAACGGGCAGGGCGACCCGGACGGACCCTCTTTTCCTCCTACTGTATCTGCACTATATACGGTCGCTTACAGCATCCGCGCGCTACATAAACTACAGGGCCAGCTTTTCACAGTACCTAAGCTCGAAGGGCTGTGGTGGATTAACGTGAACCGCCCTTTCGAAACGGTAAGCCGCGATGAATGGTACTGGAAATTGCTGATACAGATGCCGCCGTTCGTAAGCCCGGCCGACTTTCGCCAGGCGGCAGCCCTGGCCACCCAAAAGAAGCCCCAGTTAAAGATCGCCGAAGTGCAGTTCGAAACGATCGAAGAGGGACTTTCCGTTCAAATGCTGCACGTAGGACCATATGCCGACGAGCCGGCGACGGTTGCGAAAATGCGGGAGTATATGGATGCGCATAATGTTGTACAACACGGCCTGCACCACGAAATATACCTTACGCAGCCGGGAAAGGCAGCACCTGAAAAGATGAGGACGATCTTACGCTTTCCGGTGAAGAAGGCATAA
- a CDS encoding helix-turn-helix transcriptional regulator, whose amino-acid sequence MNRIDRLTAILIQLQGKRVVKAAEIAERFNISLRTVYRDVKALQESGVPIGAEAGTGYYIVDGYHLPPVMFNKEEAAALLTGEKLMEKFGDRSSERLFSSAMQKIRAVLRSSDKDYLESLDANIEVFSYGRSNEPEQGFPNRFLSDVQQAIAMQRVIAMDYYAYHNSTTNRREAEPIGVFHAANSWHLIAYCRLRKDYRDFRIDRIKSLNLLELKYNRAAHLTLREYLDQNHNHERPFETRVRFTKNVARFIQERKYYAGFVEEKDAGDHVEMTFVTSSLEYFGQWLLSFTNEVEILSPEPLHEVMRSLVRAVQAHYSK is encoded by the coding sequence ATGAACCGCATTGATCGCCTTACTGCCATCCTCATCCAGCTCCAGGGTAAACGGGTTGTAAAAGCCGCCGAAATTGCCGAGCGGTTCAACATCAGTTTACGCACGGTATACCGCGATGTAAAGGCTTTACAGGAATCCGGCGTGCCCATCGGTGCGGAAGCAGGTACGGGCTACTACATTGTTGACGGCTACCACCTGCCCCCGGTAATGTTCAATAAGGAAGAAGCTGCAGCCCTGCTTACAGGCGAAAAGCTCATGGAAAAATTCGGCGATCGCTCCAGCGAACGACTTTTCAGCAGTGCCATGCAAAAGATACGGGCGGTGTTACGCAGCAGTGATAAAGACTACCTCGAATCGCTGGATGCTAATATCGAGGTGTTCAGTTACGGTCGCAGCAATGAACCGGAACAGGGCTTTCCCAACCGCTTCCTCAGTGATGTACAACAGGCCATAGCCATGCAGCGGGTGATCGCGATGGATTATTACGCTTACCACAACAGCACCACCAATCGCCGCGAAGCAGAGCCCATTGGGGTATTTCATGCAGCCAATAGCTGGCACCTCATCGCATACTGCCGGTTGCGCAAAGACTACCGCGACTTCCGCATCGACCGTATTAAATCGCTTAACTTACTCGAACTGAAATATAACAGGGCTGCCCACCTCACGCTGCGCGAATACCTCGACCAAAACCATAACCACGAACGCCCCTTCGAAACACGGGTGCGTTTCACGAAGAATGTAGCCCGCTTCATCCAGGAGCGTAAGTATTACGCCGGCTTCGTGGAAGAAAAGGACGCAGGTGACCATGTGGAGATGACCTTTGTCACCAGCTCGCTGGAGTACTTCGGACAGTGGCTGCTCAGCTTCACGAACGAGGTAGAAATACTGTCGCCAGAGCCATTACACGAGGTGATGCGCTCACTGGTACGCGCCGTTCAGGCACATTACAGCAAATAA
- a CDS encoding DMT family transporter, which translates to MEWRNLLIFALLNTTIYLGAYVTAMKEVSAGIGSLSTATSPLFILLMSAIWMRRKLRWQEITGIAAGFIGVAIATYPLLQNSHATLKGLLILLAGMVSVSVATVFYARVKWELRNVVINAWQVLLGGICLLPFTWLSTDPQQTQWNATFWGSVFWLIGPVSIVSMQLWFHLVRIDAVKASVWLFLCPIFGFVYAYFLLDEPITIFTFAGTALVIGGLYIAQKVKVLDQQ; encoded by the coding sequence GTGGAATGGCGCAACCTGCTCATCTTCGCCTTGCTTAATACCACCATTTATCTCGGTGCTTATGTAACCGCTATGAAAGAGGTTTCGGCCGGTATTGGCAGCCTCTCCACCGCCACCAGCCCATTGTTCATCCTGCTCATGTCGGCCATCTGGATGCGCCGCAAACTGCGATGGCAGGAAATCACCGGTATCGCCGCTGGCTTTATCGGTGTTGCGATCGCCACTTACCCACTACTGCAAAACAGCCATGCCACACTCAAAGGCTTACTCATACTGCTCGCCGGTATGGTGTCCGTATCTGTTGCCACGGTATTTTATGCACGGGTAAAATGGGAATTGCGAAATGTGGTGATCAATGCCTGGCAGGTATTGCTGGGTGGCATTTGCCTGCTGCCTTTTACATGGCTCAGCACAGATCCGCAGCAAACGCAATGGAACGCTACTTTCTGGGGCAGCGTATTCTGGCTTATCGGCCCCGTATCGATCGTATCGATGCAACTCTGGTTTCACCTCGTGCGCATCGATGCCGTAAAGGCATCCGTATGGCTATTCCTCTGCCCGATCTTCGGCTTTGTTTACGCCTACTTCCTGCTCGACGAACCGATCACGATCTTCACGTTCGCAGGCACGGCCCTGGTAATCGGCGGACTTTACATCGCACAAAAAGTAAAAGTGTTGGACCAGCAATAG
- a CDS encoding EamA family transporter encodes MRQILPGILFAMLWASAAAATKIGIQVTHPLLLANVRFFIAGVLMLCFAYIIQGAKNRLPRGWNGATCSSSPCLIPPFISVLM; translated from the coding sequence ATGCGCCAGATTTTACCGGGCATCCTTTTCGCCATGTTATGGGCCTCCGCCGCCGCTGCCACCAAAATCGGCATCCAGGTAACGCATCCCCTGCTGCTGGCGAATGTACGCTTCTTCATCGCCGGTGTGCTGATGTTATGCTTCGCTTACATCATACAAGGCGCCAAAAACCGCTTGCCCAGGGGGTGGAATGGCGCAACCTGCTCATCTTCGCCTTGCTTAATACCACCATTTATCTCGGTGCTTATGTAA
- a CDS encoding response regulator transcription factor: protein MQNPYILVVEDERLVAENVASILAQAGYPKVWLADSPEVAIDYAQKYPVNLVICDIQLHGHHVGTSIVQKIKTMRQVAVIYLTAHSDQQTLDMALATEPVAYLLKPFTDRQLLVAVNMGLRSQVAAPGIEVFPRPSAREIEIIQCLAEGMSSSAIAHKLNISENTVNTHRRNLLKKYDLERTSEMVAIAIKQKWIKL from the coding sequence ATGCAGAATCCTTATATCCTGGTGGTAGAAGATGAGCGGCTGGTGGCGGAGAACGTAGCGTCAATTCTGGCGCAGGCGGGATATCCCAAGGTTTGGCTGGCAGATTCCCCGGAGGTGGCGATCGATTACGCGCAGAAGTACCCGGTAAACCTCGTGATTTGTGATATACAATTGCACGGGCATCATGTGGGTACCTCCATCGTACAAAAGATCAAAACGATGCGGCAGGTGGCGGTAATTTACCTTACTGCCCATTCGGACCAGCAAACGCTGGACATGGCCTTAGCAACGGAGCCGGTGGCTTACCTGTTAAAGCCTTTTACGGACAGGCAGTTGCTGGTGGCGGTAAATATGGGATTGCGCTCGCAGGTAGCAGCACCCGGTATTGAAGTTTTTCCGCGACCGTCTGCCCGCGAAATCGAGATCATCCAATGCCTGGCGGAGGGAATGAGCAGCAGCGCCATCGCTCACAAGTTAAACATCAGCGAAAACACAGTGAACACGCACCGGCGTAACCTTTTGAAGAAGTACGACCTGGAACGAACTTCGGAAATGGTGGCCATTGCCATCAAACAAAAATGGATCAAACTGTAG
- a CDS encoding sensor histidine kinase, translating to MMQRVRELTALIAGDDEYFSFEHRIFNLISFFIFLFTIIGGTCNYLIGLHPMTVYLSVAGWAISGYLYYRSRIRRVFNLLSIWLYTIGTMLCLGGMYFFNAGVQGTTVYLIIMLLNVLLIIVPPARRNYYWLCAALYFTILADLLLEYAFPEWVAAYHTESEQLLDHIITLAYSMITTMIVIIAFRRSYEREREAAIRHNHELSLLNERFAQQQEEMMVQAVALEQSYQSAMERNETIQILLKELNHRVKNNLQVVSSLLSLQGSRLEDDAAKQILLESKNRLVSLLLVHQRLYGDDHATDVPMHEYLPELVETVRYSYAGGFPEDMMEYEVAPVSLHVEKAIPLALIANELITNSFKHAFAATPNPLLKVRFKPLEAQYMLEITDNGCGLPADVHAAGHTFGLRLVESLVRQLNGSLQMESRGGTTMVVLFPR from the coding sequence ATGATGCAGCGGGTCAGAGAGCTTACGGCACTTATCGCCGGAGATGACGAGTACTTTTCGTTTGAGCACCGCATTTTCAACCTCATCAGCTTTTTCATCTTCCTGTTCACCATTATTGGCGGCACATGTAACTACCTTATCGGGCTTCACCCGATGACGGTGTACCTGTCTGTTGCCGGCTGGGCCATTTCGGGCTACCTGTATTACCGCTCCCGCATCCGCAGGGTGTTTAACCTGCTGTCCATCTGGCTGTACACAATAGGCACTATGCTGTGCCTGGGCGGTATGTACTTTTTTAATGCAGGGGTGCAGGGTACGACGGTGTACCTGATCATCATGTTGCTGAATGTGCTGCTGATTATCGTGCCGCCCGCCCGACGAAACTATTACTGGCTGTGCGCCGCGTTATACTTCACCATCCTGGCAGACTTGCTGCTGGAATACGCGTTCCCGGAATGGGTGGCCGCGTACCATACCGAAAGTGAGCAGTTGCTCGATCATATCATTACCCTCGCTTACTCCATGATCACCACGATGATCGTAATTATCGCTTTTCGCCGTAGTTACGAACGGGAGCGGGAGGCGGCTATTCGCCATAACCATGAACTGAGCCTGTTGAACGAGCGCTTTGCGCAGCAGCAGGAAGAGATGATGGTACAGGCGGTAGCGCTGGAGCAATCGTACCAGTCGGCTATGGAACGTAATGAAACGATCCAGATACTGCTGAAAGAACTGAACCACCGGGTGAAGAACAACCTGCAGGTCGTATCGAGCCTGTTAAGCTTGCAGGGCAGCCGCCTGGAAGATGATGCGGCCAAACAGATTTTACTCGAAAGCAAAAACCGCCTGGTGTCCCTGTTGCTCGTGCACCAACGCCTGTATGGCGACGACCATGCAACGGATGTTCCTATGCATGAATACTTGCCCGAGCTGGTGGAAACGGTCCGTTACTCGTATGCAGGCGGCTTTCCGGAAGATATGATGGAATACGAGGTGGCACCTGTATCGCTGCATGTAGAAAAGGCAATACCCCTCGCGTTGATCGCCAATGAACTGATCACCAACAGCTTTAAGCATGCTTTTGCAGCAACACCTAATCCTTTGCTCAAGGTGCGTTTTAAGCCGCTCGAAGCGCAATATATGTTAGAGATCACCGATAATGGTTGCGGTTTACCGGCCGATGTTCACGCTGCCGGGCATACGTTTGGCCTGCGTTTGGTAGAATCGTTGGTGCGACAGTTAAACGGTTCCTTACAAATGGAATCGCGTGGAGGCACCACGATGGTCGTATTGTTCCCTCGCTGA
- a CDS encoding response regulator encodes MNSSFKRNLLIGFGLSLLLLIISSVASYNSIQNLLQSASLVDHTNSVIQKLEGVMSMMKDAETGQRGYLLTEDETFLDPYYGAADSALSQLREVEVLTKDNELQQASVKALGVVINQRLSMLKSLADLKRNRQAINADSLRIGKYHMDEIRGIVKQMSERERTLLRERTEELNEVSGFTPVLIIITALLSLIITSVFYMRVKTDFDDRSRLHMALQQKDADISRRIGIIQEIAGQISSGDYAVRAKDEGSDGLGNLAYAINRMANSLETSFTQLSENEWLQTGMAGLNDKMVGEKEKDTLAGYILDYVATYTNSQVGALYLAESEKLLRLYSSYALSSKDRKEFLASGEGLAGQCMQSGRMILLKDIPADAMMISYAAGEIKPVNIIALPILYEQRIVAVIELASIHEYSKHEVAFLSNVAHNIGIAITSAESRRRLQELLEETQAQSEELQTQHGELENLNMELEAQTQKLQVSEEELKVQQEELMQSNAELEERSRLLEEKNQIIINRNLEIQQKAEELEISTKYKSEFLANMSHELRTPLNSILLLSRLMSENNDKNLLPDQIEYAQVIFSSGKGLLTLVDEILDLSKIEAGKMELEFQHVHLSSVISNLQSMFEPMAKDKGLELKIGTASGLPATIETDHLRLEQVLKNLLSNALKFTSAGSVSLLVDMAAGKQAVTFKVKDTGIGISEDKQQVIFEAFQQADGSTRRKYGGTGLGLSISRELVKLLGGSLALHSVPGEGSEFIVTVPLAPAEKEEQPVVTPPPRPKTSFNTQYTETPKPQYTTDVIPQAISDDRDDVRPGDRVILIVEDDTHFAKALLNFTRSRGYRGVVSVRGDEALPLALQFKPIGILLDIMLPVKDGWQVMEELKQEPRTKSIPVHIMSSMEVKRESLMKGAIDFISKPVAAEGMQVIFEKMEFVLNRSAKKVLIVEENSKHAKALSYFLGTYNVSSEIGDSVQKSIELLKQQDVDCVILDMGIPDQAAYATLEAVKETEGMEKLPIIIFTGKSLSKTEEQRIRQYADSIVVKTAHSYQRILDEVSLFLHLVEENGKLPEDAGQKVSVLNEVLKDKVVLVADDDVRNIFSLTKALEKHNMNVISATDGKEALEQLKEGPVPDIVLMDMMMPEMDGYETIAKMRQDPRFMNLPIIAVTAKAMMGDREKCIQAGASDYISKPVDIDQLLSLLRVWLYDRAFR; translated from the coding sequence ATGAATTCTTCTTTTAAACGCAACCTGTTGATCGGTTTCGGGCTTTCGCTCCTGCTGCTGATCATTAGTTCCGTAGCGTCTTACAACAGTATTCAGAACCTGTTACAAAGCGCCAGCCTGGTGGACCATACCAATTCGGTTATCCAGAAACTGGAGGGGGTAATGTCAATGATGAAAGACGCGGAAACCGGCCAGCGGGGCTACCTGCTTACGGAGGACGAGACCTTTCTTGACCCATATTACGGCGCTGCAGATAGCGCGTTGTCGCAATTGCGTGAGGTAGAAGTACTCACGAAAGACAACGAGTTGCAGCAGGCGAGTGTGAAAGCACTTGGGGTGGTGATCAACCAGCGCTTGTCTATGTTGAAAAGCCTTGCAGACCTGAAGCGTAACCGGCAGGCCATTAACGCTGACTCGCTGCGTATAGGGAAGTATCATATGGATGAAATACGTGGTATTGTTAAACAGATGTCGGAGCGCGAACGTACCCTTTTGCGCGAACGTACAGAGGAGCTGAACGAGGTGTCTGGTTTTACGCCGGTGCTGATCATCATAACAGCGTTGCTATCGTTAATCATCACTTCTGTATTCTATATGCGGGTGAAAACCGATTTCGACGACCGCTCGCGGTTGCACATGGCATTGCAACAGAAGGATGCAGACATCAGCCGGCGCATCGGAATTATACAGGAGATTGCAGGGCAGATATCCAGCGGCGATTACGCCGTGCGCGCCAAGGATGAAGGTAGCGACGGGTTGGGCAACCTGGCCTACGCAATTAACCGGATGGCAAATTCCCTCGAAACATCATTCACACAATTGTCGGAGAATGAGTGGCTGCAAACCGGTATGGCCGGCCTGAATGATAAGATGGTAGGCGAGAAGGAAAAGGATACGTTGGCCGGATACATACTTGACTATGTGGCGACTTATACGAACAGCCAGGTAGGCGCACTGTATCTTGCAGAAAGTGAAAAATTGTTACGCCTGTACAGCAGTTACGCATTATCATCCAAAGATCGTAAGGAGTTTCTTGCCAGCGGCGAGGGCCTGGCCGGACAATGTATGCAGAGTGGCCGTATGATCTTACTGAAAGACATTCCGGCCGATGCCATGATGATCAGTTATGCTGCCGGTGAAATTAAGCCAGTAAACATCATCGCACTGCCGATCCTGTATGAACAGCGCATCGTAGCGGTCATAGAACTGGCGTCGATACATGAATACAGTAAACACGAGGTCGCGTTCTTAAGCAACGTGGCGCACAATATTGGTATCGCTATCACCTCCGCCGAAAGCCGCCGTCGCCTGCAGGAGCTGCTGGAAGAAACACAGGCGCAAAGCGAAGAGTTGCAAACGCAGCACGGGGAACTGGAGAACCTGAACATGGAGCTGGAAGCACAAACGCAGAAGCTGCAGGTATCGGAAGAAGAACTGAAAGTACAGCAGGAAGAACTGATGCAATCCAACGCCGAGTTGGAAGAACGCAGCAGGCTGCTGGAAGAAAAGAATCAAATTATCATCAACCGTAACCTTGAAATCCAACAGAAAGCAGAAGAACTGGAGATCAGTACAAAGTACAAATCGGAGTTTCTGGCAAACATGTCGCACGAGCTTCGTACGCCGCTGAACTCCATTCTGCTGCTAAGCCGGTTGATGTCGGAAAATAATGATAAGAACCTGCTGCCCGACCAGATCGAATACGCGCAGGTAATATTCAGCTCCGGTAAAGGGCTGCTTACGCTGGTAGATGAAATACTAGACCTGTCAAAGATCGAAGCAGGCAAAATGGAACTGGAGTTCCAGCACGTGCATCTTTCTTCGGTAATATCCAACCTGCAGTCGATGTTCGAGCCCATGGCGAAGGACAAAGGCCTGGAGCTGAAGATCGGCACTGCATCTGGCTTACCGGCCACTATCGAAACCGATCATTTGCGCCTGGAGCAGGTGTTGAAAAACCTTTTGTCAAATGCATTGAAGTTCACCTCCGCCGGGTCTGTAAGCTTGTTGGTAGATATGGCGGCTGGCAAACAAGCGGTAACCTTCAAAGTAAAAGACACCGGTATTGGCATTTCGGAAGATAAACAACAGGTGATTTTCGAAGCCTTCCAGCAAGCGGATGGATCTACCCGCCGCAAATACGGAGGCACTGGCCTTGGACTCTCCATCAGCCGCGAGCTGGTGAAACTACTGGGTGGCTCCCTGGCGCTGCACAGTGTACCGGGTGAGGGTAGCGAGTTTATTGTTACTGTTCCGCTGGCACCTGCCGAAAAAGAAGAACAGCCGGTAGTAACGCCACCACCACGACCCAAAACATCGTTTAATACGCAATATACTGAGACCCCTAAGCCGCAATACACCACTGATGTTATCCCGCAGGCCATCAGCGACGATCGCGACGATGTTCGTCCGGGCGACCGCGTGATCCTGATCGTAGAGGATGACACCCATTTCGCGAAGGCACTGCTCAACTTTACCCGCTCGCGCGGTTACAGGGGAGTAGTGTCTGTTCGCGGGGACGAGGCATTGCCGCTGGCATTACAGTTTAAACCGATCGGAATTTTGCTCGATATAATGCTGCCCGTAAAAGACGGCTGGCAGGTCATGGAGGAACTGAAACAGGAACCACGCACCAAGTCCATCCCTGTACACATTATGTCGTCGATGGAAGTGAAGCGCGAGAGCCTGATGAAAGGTGCAATCGACTTTATCAGCAAACCCGTGGCCGCCGAAGGCATGCAGGTGATATTTGAGAAGATGGAATTTGTGCTGAACCGCTCCGCGAAAAAAGTATTGATCGTTGAGGAGAACAGCAAACATGCAAAAGCACTTTCGTATTTCCTCGGCACCTATAATGTGAGTTCTGAGATAGGCGATAGCGTACAGAAAAGCATCGAACTGCTGAAGCAGCAAGACGTTGACTGTGTGATCCTCGACATGGGCATACCCGACCAGGCCGCCTACGCCACGCTGGAAGCCGTGAAAGAAACAGAAGGGATGGAGAAGCTGCCGATCATCATTTTCACCGGTAAAAGCCTGAGCAAAACCGAAGAACAGCGCATTCGCCAGTATGCCGATTCTATCGTGGTGAAAACTGCGCATTCGTACCAGCGTATCCTGGACGAGGTGTCGCTCTTCCTTCACCTGGTGGAAGAGAATGGCAAGCTGCCGGAAGATGCGGGACAAAAAGTGTCGGTGCTGAACGAGGTGTTAAAAGACAAGGTAGTACTGGTGGCGGACGATGATGTGCGCAACATTTTCTCCCTCACAAAAGCGCTGGAAAAGCATAACATGAACGTAATCAGCGCGACGGATGGTAAAGAGGCGTTGGAGCAATTGAAAGAAGGGCCTGTACCGGACATTGTGCTGATGGATATGATGATGCCCGAAATGGATGGCTACGAAACCATTGCCAAAATGCGTCAGGACCCCCGCTTCATGAACCTGCCGATTATTGCTGTAACGGCCAAGGCCATGATGGGTGATAGAGAGAAGTGTATACAGGCAGGCGCATCCGACTATATTTCTAAACCGGTTGATATTGACCAGCTGTTGTCGTTGCTGCGTGTGTGGCTGTACGATAGAGCTTTCAGATAA
- a CDS encoding response regulator: MEKDLLIVDDDARNIFALRAVLKSRGINCVTAGSAAEAMSMLTNNHNVGVVLMDVMMPDMDGFEALQLIRSIEAVKLLPVIAVTAKAMKGDRERCLSAGFDDYVSKPIDVDELLVKIKEHFTA; this comes from the coding sequence ATGGAAAAAGACCTCCTGATAGTTGATGACGATGCCCGTAACATATTTGCGCTAAGAGCAGTGTTGAAAAGCCGGGGCATCAACTGCGTGACTGCCGGCAGCGCGGCGGAAGCGATGAGTATGTTGACAAATAACCACAACGTAGGTGTGGTACTAATGGACGTAATGATGCCGGATATGGACGGCTTTGAGGCATTACAGCTAATACGGAGCATTGAGGCCGTAAAATTGCTACCTGTAATTGCTGTCACCGCTAAAGCCATGAAAGGCGACCGCGAAAGATGCCTTTCTGCCGGTTTCGATGATTATGTGTCAAAACCCATCGACGTGGACGAACTGTTGGTTAAAATAAAAGAACACTTTACCGCATAA